DNA sequence from the Thermodesulfobacteriota bacterium genome:
CCCGCTGACGATCCTCTCGGACCAGAGGGGTTCGTCTTTATCTACCGAGGCGACGGTACCGGCCTCATACCCCCCGGGGTCCTGGACGAGCCGATAATCCGTGCGCCTTGGCCCGAGGGCCAGGAGAGGAACCTCTTCGGCTTCAGCCTCGCGTGGGCGAACACCGATGGCCAGGACCAGCTCGATCTCATCATCGGGGCGCCGGGCGGCTGGGACACGGAGCGAACCGGGGCGGTGTACATTTCCCATGCTGTGGCGGGGCAGGTGCCGCGCGACTGGCAGAAAACGAAACTCACTGACGGGAACCCCGAGGCCGACCAGCGCTTCGGCTGGGCCGTCGCGCGGGCGCATCGCGGTGGTACCTCGCTCGAGGACGTTCTCGTCGGGTCGCCGCACTCGACCGCGCTGGGCTTCCCGGATGCGGGCGAGATCTTCGTCTTCAAGTACTGAGGAGGTGCACCGTGACAGCTCCCCTCCTCCTCTTGTGTATGCTACCGGCGCTGCCTCAGGCCGCCGAGCCCGCCACCCCTGCGGTCGAGCGGCCGCTGCAGCACCTGGGCTCCTGCTGGGCGGCGCGGCGCGATGTGAGTGACGTTCACGGCCAGTCCCCTTCGTCCATCGCAGCCGACGCCCTGGGCGTGCGTCATGTGGCATACACCGCCGATACTTACGGCTTTGCCGTGTACTACCAAAGCAGCGCCGACGGGCTGCACTGGAACGGAGCCCTGATCGTGCCGGGGTCCGAGGACGTGGGATGGCTGTGCACGCCGGAGGTCGAGTGCGACGGAGCCCGCACCTACATCACCTGGTTCGGTAGCCGAGGGCTCGAGGTGACATGGACGGAGGACCGGGGCGCGACCTTCGCCCCGGTCCTTGCGGCCGACCCTTCGGCGCCCGGGGGCCTGGAGATGGACGTGACGGTGGACCGGTGGGGCGCGCTACACATTGCCTGGGCCGCGATAGGCCAGAAGCTCTACTACATCCGATCCCTTGCGGCGCGGATGCCTGGGGGTGCCCCATCCGGCGACCCCGTCTTCCTCCCGGCGCAGCACCTCGTGTTCGAGGACGGGACCGTGGAGCCGGACGTGCGGGTCGGCGTCGATGACGAGGGGTTCGTGTCGCTGGCCTGGATCGCCTGGCCAGGGTCATATCCACCGCGCGTGCGCTTCACGCGCGCCTACCAGGGCTTCGGCTTTCCGCCTTCGCTGGACCTCGATGATACGCTGGAATATCTGCAGCTCGCGGTAGCGCCCGATGGCCCGATCACGATCGTCTACCGCAAGATGGTGCACTACGACCAGGCCGTCTATACGCTCGTCTCCACGGACGGCGGCGAGAGCTTCGAGCGACCATACAAACAGACCCCGCGAGACAACGCTTACCTGAGTCCCCGGCAGTGCGTGCGGGTGGGTCGTGACGGCCTGATCCACGCTATCTGGTACGAGAAGTGGAAGCCCGGTTACTATGCGGATCCGACGTACGCTGAATCGCGCGACTACGGGCGGACGTTTCCTCGCCGGGACCACATCGCCGACCAGTCGATCTACCCAGGGGTTTCCTATCCAGGTCTTGCCGTCACCCCCGATGGAGTGAAGTGCATGATCGAAGCCGCCAACTACTACACGCAGTGCAGGTGGTAGGCGCCGCCGCCCTCGGGGCACCTCACGGTGGAACCTTCGAGCGACGGTCGTGAGGTGCCCCGGCTTCTTGGCGGCCACCGCGGGGTTTCTGAGGGGGCGCGCCGTAGCGAACTCGAACGTGTCGGCACCGGGGAGCTGGCCCACCGGCCTGGGGATCGATACTCACCTGACAACGTCTTGAACACGCGGGGCCGGTGCGGTTGAGTCAATCAGACCCCGTGGTCGGGGGCGTCTCCGCCTGCGTGGGTCGCCCCGTCGCCACAGCCGTGTCCAACCCCGCATCCGGTCGCGGTCACCGCCACGGTGCGCCGGTTAAAACCGGCGAGGAGTAGTGGATGAAAGACCCATACGGAGAAGGAGTAGCGAACCACTCCGGCCCCGAGTCATGTGGCGCGTCCCGCGAGGGGCGAGCTGAGGCGTTGACAGGGGCACTTGCGGGCAGGGTATCGAGCCTCGAAAGTGACACAGATCTGGGCGCCGACGCTCTCGTGGCACGACGGAAGGCAACACGAGTCGCACCGCTAGCGCGAGGTGCGATGAGGCCTGGCGGGGTCCAAGACCCCTGGCACGCAAGGAAACTCCTCGCGCGGGAGCCGGGAGAGCCCGGAACTGACCAGGGGAGATGGCCCCTGGTCCGCGCTGGGAACCCTTAGTACCCCGGTCCGAAAGTTCGGTGACGTATTCTTGAGCGCCTACGCCACCAGCTGGCGCTCCTTCTCGGCAAGCCTCTCGAGCAGGCCATCGAGGTCTCGTCGGGTGAACTTCCACTCGAACGGCCTCGCCACCTCCTCATAGTACCTCTCGAAGGCCAGCACTTGCTCCTGTCCTTGCTCGATGGTCGCGAAGTTGTTCGGTTGGAGCACTTTCCTCTGCAGGACTGAGAAGAAGATCTCTACCTGGTTGAGCCAGCTCGCATGAACGGGCGTGTGGATGACGATGATGTTCGGCCATTCGTCTTGGAGTCGACGTCGGCAGGCGTCGCCGCGGTGCGAGGAGCCGTTGTCCATGACCCAGAAGACCCGGCGCGCCGAGCAGTAGGGCTCTTGGTCCATGACTTGCATCACGAGCCGGCGAAACGGATCGATGCCAGTCGTCTGCTCGCACCGGCCGAAGACCTTGGCCCTTTTGACGTCCCATGCCGCGAGATACGCAAAGGCGCCGTTTCGCTCGTACTCGTGCTCGACTCGCATCGTACGGTGCGCTGCCGGGGCTAACGTCAGGTGGATCCGTCCTCGGGCCTGAATGCCCGCTTCGACGGCCAGGACGCCGCAAGCCTCCCCTCCCCGCCCGGCCGAACCTCAAGCATCGTGCGCAGGCTCCCACCCTCACGATGGGACGGCCCGTGGACTGTCGCGCCGGTGGGAGCCGTTGCCATCAGCGTGACGGCACGGAAACAAGGCTCCCCGCGGCGTCTCGGAGCGGCGAGCGCGTGGAACCGCGGGGCGTTCCCCGCGGAGTCCCGGGTGCAGACGGCGTCGGGGATCTCCGTCTCCAGGACCGCCAGCGTGACCGCTCTGGGGCCGCCCCCGAGACTCCACCTGGGCACCCCTGAACAGGAAGTCGGCCACGGCTGGAGCCCCGATCGGCCTACCGCGGCGGGCCCGGGGGGTCTCGACCACCCATGCGCCGGGCCGACCCGGCCCCCGCCTACGAGCCTCCCCGC
Encoded proteins:
- a CDS encoding transposase produces the protein MAVEAGIQARGRIHLTLAPAAHRTMRVEHEYERNGAFAYLAAWDVKRAKVFGRCEQTTGIDPFRRLVMQVMDQEPYCSARRVFWVMDNGSSHRGDACRRRLQDEWPNIIVIHTPVHASWLNQVEIFFSVLQRKVLQPNNFATIEQGQEQVLAFERYYEEVARPFEWKFTRRDLDGLLERLAEKERQLVA